Genomic window (Lujinxingia vulgaris):
CCATCAGGTCGTCGTCGGTCCAGAAGCGGTACCAGGCGTCGAAGTCCACCGAGCAAGCCGGCACATCCGAGGCGACGTAGCAGGTGGTCGGGTCGAAGAAAGGATCGTCGATGTAGCCCTCGCCGAGCGGTCCGCAGTAGTCACGCAGGGTGGCTTCGTACTCGTCGCGCACGTCTTCGACCCAGCGGGCGAAGTCGCGGTCGTTGTGGGCCTCGCGCACGCGGCGATCTTGCTGGTCGATAAAGGCGGCGCGCGCAACGCTCAGGCTGGCCTCGGCCTGGGCGACGGCCACCGGGGCCCAGGCGGTGCTGGCGATGGAGGTGCCCAGCAAAAAGTCGCTGATGACGCCAAAGCGCCCGGAGGGGCCGCTGGCGTTGTCGGGGTTGAAATACAGGGGAAGATCGTCGTCATCGATCCCCAGCGGGTTCTCGCCATTAAGCAGCACCCTGCGGTAGCCCAGGAGCTCGCCGGCGGCCTTGCTGGCGCGGGTGGCCGAGGCGAAGTAGGCGTCGCTCCAGCGCAGGTTGGGGTTGGCGGTCAGCGCGCGGCGGTGCAGGTCGGCGGCGACGGCCTGAGCGACGACCAGACGTGGCAGGAGCTCGGCGACGGGCTGGTTGATGCGCGCGACGGTGTCGCCGTAGCGATCTTCGAGAAGGATGCGGCCGACCTTGGCCTGGCGCGCCAGGGCATCGAGGATGGCGCTGGCCACCGGCTCACTCGGGTCGCTGCCGACGCCAAACTCGGTGCCATAGCGGTGCACGCGGTAGTCGGGCTGCTGGAGCGCAGCGCCGCTCGTTTCCATCAACGCCGCAATCACATGGGGGCTGAAGAGAAGATCCCAGCCTTGAAGCGAGGCTTCGTAGAGAGCTTCGGTCGAGGGTGTGTTCACCGGGTTTGTGCCCCCGCTGAGCGCGGCGGCCATGCCCGACTGCTGGTCGGCTTCGTTGGCGAAGTAGGCGTGAAGCTGGATCCAGCGCGTCATCAGGCGGTTGGTGACGGCGGTGGCGTGCGCCAGGCCTTCGGGGCCCATGGCGTATGGAAGATCGTCGGCGTCGAGGCGCAGTGCGCGGGATTGCAGCGCGAGCGCCATGAGCACACGCGGCACATTCACGCAGGCGCTCTCTGGGCCGACCACCGCGAGAAAAAGCTCCCCGTCAGCGAGTCCGTCGAGGGAGCCTGGGGCGATGGCCAGGTCCATGGTCTCTTCGAGGCAGGCGTCGAGCATGGCGCTGCCGGTGGTCGTCTCGTTGAGATCCAGCGGGAAGGCCATACCCAGCTCGGAGCCGCGGCAGCCCAGGTCACCGACGACGGGGTCGAGGCTGTTTTCAAAGCCGAAGAACTCCCAGTCCGCCTGGTCGTAGGTCTGGGGCGGGGTGGCGCAGAGGGGAAGTTCGGCTGCGGAGGGGAACGTGTAGGCAAAGCGGCAGGTGCGCGAGACTGAGCCCGACATGCGGTAGTAGCGGGAGTTTGTGGCACCGTCGGTGACGGTTATCTGGCCGGTGTCGAAGTCGACGGCCACATCTTCGAGCTGGCAACCCAGGACTCGGGTCAGGGTGTCGCAGAAGTCATCGTCGTAGGTGGGGCTGGTGCGGGTGACGCCGTTTTCCATGAACGTCAGCTCCATGTTGGCGAGCTCGCAGGGGATGCCGCCGACGAGACTCTCATCCAACTCGGTGGTTTCAATGAGAACCGACCGACTCTCGTCTGCATCAACTTCGGGGTGGGTATCCAGAAGCGCGTTCCAGCGGTTCTGGGTGATACTGAGATCCTGGGTGGAGGGATAACCGATGATGCGATTAGGTCCGAGAAACAGGGACGTGAAGTAGTACTGTAAGACGACTGAGTTGAAGCCCTGATCGATGAAAGCGCCAGGAAGGACGGCTTCGCCAGGAAAGCCCGCCTCGTCTCGAATAATGGGGGCCAGGTTGTTGGGTTCAAAGACAACCGGCTCATCGGATGCAGGGATGCGCTCTAAGATCTCGCGTAGCGTCGCTTCATAAGGAGTGTCCTGGAGCAGGCGCACCGCCGGGTTGTAGCCCAGGCTGGCGTCGGCCTGAGGAGAGGGTGCGGGGTCGGTGACATCGCTGACACGCACCATGTTCAGGGCCCAGGAGACGGTGGGGGCGGTCGCACCGCTGCCGATGTACTGCTGGTCGATGGCCAGGCTGATGGTGCGGGGAGCGTCCGAGGTGAGGAACTCGGCGGAGGTGGTCTCTACGTTGATGGCCGAGGTCTGTCCGCCCACTGTTGATTCGATCAGTCGCGTGATGGGGAGCGAGGCAGAGCCGCGACCCGTAGCGGTGTCGTAGGTGAGCGAGCCGATGACACCGGCCTCGACGCTGAGCACGTTGAGGGGGTCGTTGATCTGGATGATGGCTTCGCCGGCGGTGCTCTCCCAGAGGATGGCGTCGACCTCCATAGCCAGCGGAATGACGGCGGTCTCGCGCAGGGTTTCGCCCTGGCGCGCGCCGGCGTCGACCAGGCGCAGGCTACCGCGGTAGCGGCCCTGCAGGGGGGCGGCCAGGGCGGCGATCTCCTCGGAGGAGAGGTGGCCCGGGAGCTGGTCGAGGGTCGGCAATGAGACGCTGTGGCGGGAGTTGTCGGCGATCACAACAAGCTCGGCGACCTCCCCCGGATCGGCGTCGTCGGCGAGGCGCACTTCAATGAGGATCACGTCACCGGCTTCGAGGTCGAGCGCGTCAAGGATGCACTCGTCGGCGAAGTCCGCGTCGCCCGGGCAGCGCACCTGAGCGCCACCCCGGGCGCTGATGCGAGCCCGATCGAGGTCGGTCTCCGCGGTGAGCTCCACCTCGACGATGCCCTCATCGCTCATGACCCGGCTTGTCACCTCGGGCTTGAGCTTGCCCGTGGGGCTGGACGTAGGCGGCAGGATGGCGGCTTCGTCTTCGGGGGCACGGCAGGTGCCGAAGCGCCCGCAGACCTGGCCCTCGGCGCAGTCGGTGTCGGCGGTGCACTCGTAGGTGCAAAGGCCCAGCGAGCAGAAGGTGCCACAGGGGCACATGTCGTCGCTAAGACATTCGGTGCGTTCAGCGAGCAGGTCGGGATCGGGGGCGCAGGCCCGGGGGGGCGGCTCGACATCGACGTCGGTCTCGACGCCGGCGTCGACGTCGGGGCCCACATCGGCGTTGTTCTGCTGCGTCTGGCCATCGCCGCCGCCGCACGCGGCGATGGTCCAGACCATCGCGCTCACGCACCACCATAGCGTCGTCATCTTCATCGTCTTCATCGCGTCCTCATCATGCGCGTGGTTTCGCCGCAGATACGCGGCCATCACTCAGGGGGGGTAACCGGACGGAGGTTAGCGTTTTTTTACACAGGGTGTTTTGGCCTGAGACGCCTTTCGTTTGTCCTGACGCGCCATTTACGCCTCGCGTTTGGGATGTTCGCGTGATGACGCATGAAATTTTTTAACGAGGCCCGTAAACTGACGGCGTTTTGCGACGAGTCTCCGGGAGCACAACGATGGCAAGGCAGCTAGACGGAAAGCAGTGGCGACGGGTGGCCCAACTCTGGAATGAGGTTCACGCGCTCAGTGGCGAGAGCCTGGAAGCGGCCTGGCAGCACGCCAACGATCGGCTGGTCGAGCTGGTCGGGGGCGTGAGCATGGGAGGCTATGCGAAGCGGCGATCGGCCTCGGGGGATGAGGTGGGCTCGGCGTATTTCAGCGGCTCGGGGTGTGATCTCGATGAGCGGCTGAACATCTTGCGCACCTGGTTTGCCCGTGAAGACGAGGCGGACGTGAGAAACGATCCGCTCACCGTGCATCTGGGTGCCAGAAAGGAAGGGTGCTGGGCGGTGCCCCACCGGGCGTGCATGACGCCTGAGCAGTGGCGAAGCGCGCCGACCCGGCGTCTGGCCGACGCTATGGGGGTGGGCGACGCGATCACGGTGATGGTGTTGGACTTCCAGGGCGCGGAACTCTCGTTCTGCATCGACGGAGCGATGGACAAGCGCTTTGACTACAGCGACGCGGCCGTCCTGGAGGTGGCATCTCAAGGGCTTCGGCCGCTGATGCTTCGCTACCTTCGAGCGTTGGGGATGTTAGCCGGCCAGCGTCCTTTGACTTTCGAGGAGCGGGAGCTGGTGCGTCTTCTTGCCAGCGATCAGGACGATGATGTGATTGCCAGGCAGCTCGAGGTCAGCCCGGGGGCGTTGGAGAGGATGAGCGCGCGGGTGTATCGCAAGCTCGGTGTGGCGAACCGCTACGCTCTGATTCGGCTCTGGTACGGGGTGGGGGAGTCGCCGATCTCGGAGGAGGTTGCGACATGGAGCCACGCAGCGCCGGAGCCAACACACCTCACCGAAGAGGCGCTTGTGGTGGCGCGGGTGCGTCGTGTGCTCGCCGAGGTGTTGGGGACGCCACAGATGCACCTTGGGGATGTGGCGCGGCGTCTGAGTATGAGCGAGCGCAACCTGCAGCGTCATCTGCGGCGGATGGGCGCGTCCTTTCGAGGGCTGCTCGATGAGGTGCGTCGGGAGCAGACGTGGGAGATGTTGAACGATCCGAGCCTGGATTTTGGCGAGATCGCCGAGCGCCTGGGCTACGAGCAGGTCTCGAGTTTTAATCGCGCCGTCAAACGCTGGACGGGCAAGACCCCCGGCGAGCTTCGTAACGCGCAGTTGCCCGCCGCGGATAAGGGCGATGTCGCGGCGGAGTAGGCGCGCGCTTTCCCTCCTCGTCGCACCTCGTTATAAGAGCCCCTGAGGCGATTTCTGCCGCGACGACGAGGTCATCATGGGCATTCCTTTTGAAAAATTGACGCCAAAACGCTGGGGCGGTGAGGTGCCGGGGCCGGTGGAGCGCCCCCCGCTCGACCTTGGTCACGGGGTGGTGCTCGACCCTCCCGTGGTGCTCTCACCGATGGCGGCGGTCACCAGCTCGCCCTTTCGCAGGGTGTGCCGGGAGATGGGCGCGGGGATGGTCGCCACCGAGATGGTCAGCGCGGTGGGGCTGATTCATCGCGCGCCCACAGCGGTCTCGATGGTGGATCTGGTGGAGGGGGAGGGGCCGGCCTGTGTGCAGATCTATGGAAAACGCCCCGAAGAGCTCGCGCAGGCCGCGCAGATCGCTGTGGAGCTCGGCGCGGACATCGTCGACTTAAACATGGGCTGCCCCATGAAAAAGGTCGTCTCCAGCGGCCATGGCGCGGCGCTTTTGCGGGATGTGGGGCGGATCCGCGAGATCTTTGAGGCCATGAGTGAGGCGGTCGACGTTCCGGTCACAGGCAAGATGCGCGCCGGCTGGGAGGACACCAGCGCGGTGGCCGTGGCCGAGGCGATGGAGGCCGGCGGCGCCGCCGCGCTGACGATTCACGGTCGCACCCGCTCGGCGATGTACGACGGCCACGCCGACCTGGGCGTGATCGCCGCGGTCAAAGAGGCGGTGGGCATTCCGGTCATTGGAAACGGCGACGTCTGCGACTGGATCAGCGCGCGGCGCATGTTTGCCTCCACCGGCTGTGATGCGGTGATGGTGGCGCGCGGTGCGCTGGGCAATCCCTGGGTCTTTCGCGAGATCGCCGCTGACTTGCGCGGTGAAGCTATCCCCGAGCCGCCCTCGCCGGCGCTCAAGCGCGAGACGCTTTTGCGTCACGTGGATCTTTATCTGGAGCGTTTTGGCGAGGGGCGCACCTGCAAAGAGATCCGCAAACACCTGCTCTGGTATTACCGCGGCACGCCCGGAGAGCTGGTGCTGCGCAAGCGGCTCAGCGGCATCAAGAGCGCGGAGGATATTCGTCAGGCGATCGACGCGGCGCTGGCTGCCAACGTCGGTCAGGCGGAGCTGCGCGCAAAAAGTCACCCGCGCGCCGCGGAGATTGAAGGCGATGCGGCACGATCCGTGTGACGTTTTTGTGAATAAGATCAGGGGGTTAGGGTCGTGGCCCTGAGCGGCTGTGTGGCCAGGTGCGCGCCCGGGTGTGACGACCTGAAGATCGTGAAAGGGCCGTGAGCGAAGCTAGCTGCGCGCCCGAAGCGTGTTCGTCCCGGAAAAAATTCATCAAAAAACTCGCCGCCTTTTGGTGTGCGCCTACTCTTGTGTTCAGGCTGAACAAAGATGGAGTGTGCGCACACCAGGAGGGGAGCATGCGAGCTGTTTTGAAGGTAAGAATGGCGCGTCAGGGGGCGCTCAAGAGGGCGCGAATGGCGTGGGTGAGCGTGTCCATGCCGAAGGGTTTCTGGAGGAGGCGAGGGAGATCACCGGTCTCGGTGGCGAGCAGAGCGTCGGCGGTGTATCCGCTCATTAAGAGGACAGCGGTCTCGGGGCGGGTGGAGGTGATGCGCCTGGAGAGGGCCAGCCCGTCGAGGCCGGGCATGATCACGTCGCTTAAGAGAAGATCGATGGGGCCGCCATAGGTGCGGCTGAGCTCCAGAGCCTCTTCGGCGTTGGCAGCTTCGAGCACGTGGTAGCCCTTGCGCTCCAGCAGCATGCGGATGGGCTGGCGAAGTGCGTCGTCGTCTTCGACCAGCAGGATCGTCTCATCGCCGGGGATGGGGGTGGCGCGGCGTGCGCGTCGCAGGCGGGCCGGGGTGGTGGACTCCTGGCGGGCGGCGGGCAGGTAGATGGTGAAGGTGGTGCCCTGGTCGGGGACACTCTCCACGCTGATATGGCCGCCGTCCTGGGTGACGACGCCGTAAACGGTGGAGAGCCCCAGTCCGGTGCCCTGCCCGAGCGCCTTGGTGGTGAAGAAGGGCTCGAAGATCTGGTTTTTGATCTCGGGGGGCATCCCGTGGCCGGAGTCGCTGATGATGATCGTGGCGTAGTGCCCGGGGCGAAGTTCGCGGGGAAGCCCGGGATGCCGGTCGTCTCGGGTGACCTCGAGGTTGGCGGTACGCACGCTGAAGCGGCCGCCCTGAGGCATGGCGTCACGAGCGTTGATGGCCAGGTTCATGATGACCTGCTCGATCTGGCTGCGGTCGGCGACGATGTCATGAAGATCGGTGGCCAGGTTTTGTGAGAGATGAACGCTGGAGCCGAAGAGGCTTTGCAGGACCATGCGCATCTCTTCGAGGAGCTCGTTGAGGTCGAGCACGCTGGACTCGCGCACGTGGCGTCGCCCGAAGGTCAGAAGCTGGCGGGTCAGCGCGCCGCCCCGCTCGCTGGCGCTCAGAATGGCCTCAATGCTGGTTTCGACGCGTGGCGGATCGCTGAGCGCGTCGCGCATGATGTAGCAGTGGCTGCCGATGATGGTGAGCAGGTTGTTGAAGTCGTGGGCAACCCCGCCGGCGAGTCGGCCCATGGCCTGCATTTTGTCGGCGTGTTGGAGGTTTTGCTGGATGCGCTTTTTGTCGGTGAGGTCGGCGACCATCGCCAGGATATGCGAGGGATCGCCACTTTCCTCGCGCATCACGGCCAGGGTGAAGCGGGTGTAGCGGAGCTCGCCATCGCGGTGTTTCAGGCGGAGCTCCAGGCTATAAAGATCGCGCTGGCTCTGGCGAAGCTCCTCGATCAGCGCGCGCCAGAGGTCGGCGTCCTCCTCGGCCATCAGCTCGTCCAGGGCTGTGCGTCGGAGCTCGTCGAGGCTGTAGCCCAGAAGTTCTTGAAGCGCGGTGTTGGCGTGCTCGCACTGGCCCTGAAGTCCCAGGATCTGCATTCCCAGCGGGGCGGAGTCGAAGAGGGTCCAGAAGCGTCGCTCGCCATCGTGGAGGCGTTGGCGGATGTGGCAGGTGTTGAAGGAGCGTTTGAGCAGATGTTCTACCAGGACGCGGTCGGTCGCGGCCTCACCGCTGCGCACCAGGAAGTCGGTCAGCCCCAGCTCCAGAGCGTCGAGCACCCGGCGGTGGTCGCCGGCCTCGGCGATCAGCAGGGTGGCGCAGCCCGGGGCAAGTGTGCGAAGGAGCTTGATATGGTCCAGCGCTTCGGGGAGGCTGCCGTCGATCAAGGCGACGCGCTGCTGCTTGAGGTTGAGCTCCAGGGAGCTGCGCGCGTCGACGGCGTCGGCGCGCACCACCTCCACGCCCAGGCGGTGGGCATCAAGCTCGGGGCAAGGTCCGTAGACCAGCAGGCTTAGTGGACGGCTCAAGGGGATGACTCCGTTGATATCCCACGAGGGAGGTAGTTGTTCCAACGCGTGGGCAGGCTAACAGTGTTTTTCGGGCGCGTCAGCCCCACCCGGCTTGCGTGGACATTTCTACGAAGGATGCGAGGAGAGCGATGGATGAAGAGGCGAAGAATCGGTATCTGGCCAGCCCGCAGAAAATGGAGCTTCTGATGCGCGATCGGAGCTTTCGCCAGATTGAGGAGGAGCGGCGCGAGCGTCTTTTGCGAGCGATCGCGCGCCTGCCAGGGGCGCGCGAGCTGGTGGGCGACGACGCCTTTAACGCCGCCCTCGATGAGGCCGTCACCAACGAGGCGCTCTCGCCGTTGAGCGACGACGAGCGGGCGTTGATTTGCGGGTATTTGAAGGTT
Coding sequences:
- a CDS encoding helix-turn-helix domain-containing protein yields the protein MARQLDGKQWRRVAQLWNEVHALSGESLEAAWQHANDRLVELVGGVSMGGYAKRRSASGDEVGSAYFSGSGCDLDERLNILRTWFAREDEADVRNDPLTVHLGARKEGCWAVPHRACMTPEQWRSAPTRRLADAMGVGDAITVMVLDFQGAELSFCIDGAMDKRFDYSDAAVLEVASQGLRPLMLRYLRALGMLAGQRPLTFEERELVRLLASDQDDDVIARQLEVSPGALERMSARVYRKLGVANRYALIRLWYGVGESPISEEVATWSHAAPEPTHLTEEALVVARVRRVLAEVLGTPQMHLGDVARRLSMSERNLQRHLRRMGASFRGLLDEVRREQTWEMLNDPSLDFGEIAERLGYEQVSSFNRAVKRWTGKTPGELRNAQLPAADKGDVAAE
- the dusB gene encoding tRNA dihydrouridine synthase DusB → MGIPFEKLTPKRWGGEVPGPVERPPLDLGHGVVLDPPVVLSPMAAVTSSPFRRVCREMGAGMVATEMVSAVGLIHRAPTAVSMVDLVEGEGPACVQIYGKRPEELAQAAQIAVELGADIVDLNMGCPMKKVVSSGHGAALLRDVGRIREIFEAMSEAVDVPVTGKMRAGWEDTSAVAVAEAMEAGGAAALTIHGRTRSAMYDGHADLGVIAAVKEAVGIPVIGNGDVCDWISARRMFASTGCDAVMVARGALGNPWVFREIAADLRGEAIPEPPSPALKRETLLRHVDLYLERFGEGRTCKEIRKHLLWYYRGTPGELVLRKRLSGIKSAEDIRQAIDAALAANVGQAELRAKSHPRAAEIEGDAARSV
- a CDS encoding ATP-binding protein; amino-acid sequence: MSRPLSLLVYGPCPELDAHRLGVEVVRADAVDARSSLELNLKQQRVALIDGSLPEALDHIKLLRTLAPGCATLLIAEAGDHRRVLDALELGLTDFLVRSGEAATDRVLVEHLLKRSFNTCHIRQRLHDGERRFWTLFDSAPLGMQILGLQGQCEHANTALQELLGYSLDELRRTALDELMAEEDADLWRALIEELRQSQRDLYSLELRLKHRDGELRYTRFTLAVMREESGDPSHILAMVADLTDKKRIQQNLQHADKMQAMGRLAGGVAHDFNNLLTIIGSHCYIMRDALSDPPRVETSIEAILSASERGGALTRQLLTFGRRHVRESSVLDLNELLEEMRMVLQSLFGSSVHLSQNLATDLHDIVADRSQIEQVIMNLAINARDAMPQGGRFSVRTANLEVTRDDRHPGLPRELRPGHYATIIISDSGHGMPPEIKNQIFEPFFTTKALGQGTGLGLSTVYGVVTQDGGHISVESVPDQGTTFTIYLPAARQESTTPARLRRARRATPIPGDETILLVEDDDALRQPIRMLLERKGYHVLEAANAEEALELSRTYGGPIDLLLSDVIMPGLDGLALSRRITSTRPETAVLLMSGYTADALLATETGDLPRLLQKPFGMDTLTHAIRALLSAP